The Hymenobacter swuensis DY53 genome includes the window ATATACTGCCCTGTCTTTTCTGAATGTAAGCAAGTATCCGCCCTCTTTGCTGTTCGTATGCCTGACACTGGGGGTATCCCTGTTACTTTTGAGTCGATTGGAAGCGGTAGATAACCGCTTAACTCGCTGGCTGCGTACCTTTGGGCAGGTACCATTTTTTTACTTCCTGCTACACTTACTTGTAATCAGCGCAGGAGCCTGCCTCTGGACTCACTGGGCATTTGGGCAAGCCATTAATTTGGCATTTGCGAATCCCACAGCCTGGCCGAAGAATTATGAACCCAGCTTGTTGCGCGCCTATGTTGTGTGGGCCGTGGTAGTGCTGGCCCTGTACTGGCCCTGCAGTTGGTACCGCCGCTTCAAGCAAAGGAATAGCTACTGGTGGTTGGCATATTTGTAGAGAAGTGCAACTAGTAAACAGTTTCCTAACGCCGCCCGAACCTCGCTCGGGCGGCGTTGTTCGTTCTGATGAGTCCAGGAAAAAGCAAAACGCCCGTCTCCTTTGTTTACCTCCCTGCGGCCGCACCTAACGGCCATTCAAACCAAACCACACGAACTATGAACATCGGAATCATTGGCGCCGGCCACATTGGCAGCGCCCTGGCCGTGCGGCTCACCAGCCTCGGCCATAACGTATATATCGCCAACTCCCGCGGCCCCGAGACGCTCAAGGACGTGGCGCAGAAAACCGGCGCTACGCCCGTTACGGCCGAGGAAGCGGCCCGCCACGGCAGCGACATCATCGTGGTAACCATCCCGCTGAAAAATATTCCCGACCTGCCCAAAGACCTGTTCGCCAGCGTGCCGGCCGAGGTACCCGTCATCGACACCAGCAACTACTACCCCCACCTGCGCGACGGCCAGATTGCGGAGCTAGAAACCGGCTCGCTGACCGAAAGTGAATGGGTGCAGCAGCACCTGGGCCGCCCCGTGGTGAAGGTGTTCAACAACATCTACGCCGACCACCTGCAAAACAAGGGGCAAGCTGCCGGCACGCCCGGCCGCATTTCGTTGCCCGTTGCCGGCGACG containing:
- a CDS encoding NADPH-dependent F420 reductase, translated to MSPGKSKTPVSFVYLPAAAPNGHSNQTTRTMNIGIIGAGHIGSALAVRLTSLGHNVYIANSRGPETLKDVAQKTGATPVTAEEAARHGSDIIVVTIPLKNIPDLPKDLFASVPAEVPVIDTSNYYPHLRDGQIAELETGSLTESEWVQQHLGRPVVKVFNNIYADHLQNKGQAAGTPGRISLPVAGDDAAAKQKVMALVDELGFDAVDDGTLHQSWRQQPGTPSYGADLPADKLREHFESLGTERTEAQHAEYLANHAKTEQAMEAQGIKLK